One stretch of Azotosporobacter soli DNA includes these proteins:
- a CDS encoding MinD/ParA family protein, translating to MNDQAEKLRKMVEDNSFKNKSSVIKAQASEAKVITVTSGKGGVGKTNFTVNLALALAQLGKRVLILDADLGMANVDVVLGCSAPYNILHLLEEGFGIQDIVVDAPGGIKFISGGSGIYQLANLNEQQLQNIIHQVVVCDDWADIILVDTGAGLNKGVMKFVIAADEVIIVTTPEPTAITDAYAMMKAYASYQGVAPLRLIVNRVVEKEEGDLVVGKLMNVAMRFLGVSVTELGLVYEDRNMVKAVKSQKPLLTTYPGTISAKCIMEIAERMVTGDEVKTTSGLRGFFDKFLTMIR from the coding sequence ATGAATGATCAGGCTGAAAAATTACGCAAAATGGTCGAGGATAATTCGTTTAAAAATAAAAGCAGTGTTATAAAAGCGCAGGCGTCAGAGGCTAAAGTCATAACGGTGACCAGCGGCAAAGGCGGAGTAGGCAAGACCAATTTCACAGTGAATTTGGCATTGGCATTGGCGCAGCTTGGCAAACGAGTTCTTATTCTCGATGCGGATCTTGGCATGGCTAATGTCGATGTTGTCTTAGGTTGCAGTGCTCCTTATAACATTCTGCACCTCTTGGAAGAAGGCTTTGGCATTCAGGATATCGTGGTAGATGCTCCGGGCGGCATTAAATTTATTTCAGGCGGTTCCGGTATCTATCAACTGGCAAACTTGAACGAACAACAATTGCAAAACATTATTCATCAGGTGGTTGTTTGTGACGATTGGGCCGATATCATCCTAGTGGATACGGGAGCTGGTTTAAATAAAGGTGTTATGAAATTTGTCATTGCAGCCGACGAAGTGATTATCGTCACTACGCCTGAACCTACTGCAATCACCGACGCATATGCCATGATGAAAGCCTATGCCAGTTATCAGGGCGTCGCGCCGTTACGATTAATTGTAAACCGTGTCGTAGAAAAGGAGGAAGGTGACCTAGTCGTAGGGAAATTAATGAATGTGGCAATGCGTTTCTTGGGCGTATCGGTAACGGAACTTGGCTTGGTATATGAAGACCGCAACATGGTGAAGGCGGTAAAAAGCCAGAAACCGCTCTTGACGACTTATCCGGGAACGATTTCAGCCAAATGCATCATGGAGATTGCCGAACGCATGGTCACAGGCGATGAAGTAAAGACAACAAGCGGTTTACGAGGATTCTTCGATAAATTTCTGACCATGATACGCTAA
- the fliR gene encoding flagellar biosynthetic protein FliR, translating to MIDLFSLVQDQVAVFLLVFVRVSGIFFLTPVYGSRNVPGHVKVALGLAVTYILYPMVYQPGIPIPEQWLPYLFLVASEFVAGMIIGFVSSLVFTSIQMCGQILDTQIGFGIVNVIDPQSGNQVPLVGNFLYILAIMVFLALNGHHVVLGALVASFKLIPMTGVIFNAAISQFVVGLMKGIFLIAIQISLPVLASLLLIDISLGILSRTMPQMNIFIVGVPAKIFAGIFVLSLVLPFYIFFLEKAFNGMYKNVYDVLSIFG from the coding sequence ATGATTGACTTGTTTTCTTTGGTACAGGATCAGGTAGCGGTCTTTTTACTGGTTTTTGTCAGAGTGTCGGGAATCTTTTTTCTCACTCCGGTATACGGCAGCCGCAATGTCCCTGGGCATGTAAAAGTGGCGCTAGGGTTGGCTGTAACCTATATTTTGTATCCAATGGTTTATCAACCGGGCATTCCCATTCCGGAGCAATGGTTGCCTTACTTATTTCTAGTGGCGAGTGAATTTGTAGCGGGCATGATTATTGGCTTTGTCAGCTCACTGGTTTTCACTTCGATTCAAATGTGCGGTCAAATATTAGATACGCAAATCGGTTTCGGCATCGTCAATGTTATTGATCCTCAATCGGGCAACCAGGTGCCGCTAGTCGGTAACTTTCTTTATATTCTAGCCATTATGGTTTTCTTGGCACTTAATGGCCATCATGTAGTATTAGGAGCATTGGTTGCCAGTTTTAAATTAATTCCTATGACCGGGGTTATTTTTAATGCAGCAATCAGTCAATTTGTGGTTGGTTTAATGAAAGGGATCTTTTTAATTGCAATTCAGATCTCATTACCGGTTTTAGCGTCATTGCTGTTGATTGATATTTCATTAGGGATTTTATCACGAACAATGCCGCAAATGAATATCTTTATCGTCGGCGTACCGGCAAAAATATTTGCAGGTATCTTCGTATTATCGTTAGTATTGCCTTTTTATATTTTTTTTCTGGAGAAAGCATTTAATGGGATGTATAAGAACGTATATGATGTTTTATCGATTTTTGGTTGA
- a CDS encoding flagellar brake protein, translating into MSDHDTLIVFFAREATVINPQHFFKVNQRLGVVLPKGNHVEQYPSRIEEVSDGKLAIAMPMSKGFPVMLENGREFYAKVFDDSGIYSFHSALLNKRISPLPVWIVSIPTDMKKIQQRAFVRLDISLPVTLEYPDDNDPEQTITLEAATKDVGGGGLQLITTQPLTVGMRFQVGIELPEGEMIQAQGEVVRCFKPQEDRKLFWSAVKFVEINENYRDKVIRFIFRKQLEQRQKGM; encoded by the coding sequence ATTTCTGACCATGATACGCTAATTGTATTTTTCGCAAGGGAGGCAACTGTCATTAATCCGCAACATTTTTTCAAAGTCAACCAACGGCTTGGTGTCGTGCTTCCTAAAGGGAATCATGTCGAACAGTATCCTAGTCGAATTGAAGAAGTCAGCGACGGAAAACTTGCAATCGCTATGCCGATGAGTAAAGGATTTCCGGTAATGTTGGAAAATGGCCGCGAGTTTTATGCAAAAGTATTTGACGATTCTGGTATTTATAGTTTTCATAGTGCTTTGTTAAACAAGCGCATCAGTCCGTTACCGGTTTGGATTGTATCCATACCAACCGATATGAAAAAGATTCAGCAACGTGCATTTGTGCGACTCGATATTTCATTGCCGGTTACCTTAGAATATCCTGATGATAATGATCCGGAGCAGACAATTACCCTGGAGGCAGCGACAAAGGACGTGGGGGGAGGCGGTTTGCAGCTCATTACGACACAGCCTTTGACAGTAGGAATGCGTTTCCAGGTCGGCATAGAACTACCCGAAGGTGAGATGATACAGGCGCAGGGGGAAGTCGTGCGATGTTTCAAGCCGCAGGAGGATCGAAAATTGTTTTGGTCTGCGGTTAAATTTGTTGAAATCAATGAAAATTATCGAGATAAGGTAATTCGCTTTATTTTTCGCAAGCAGTTAGAACAACGACAAAAAGGCATGTGA
- the flhF gene encoding flagellar biosynthesis protein FlhF, translating into MFTAMTMQEAMAQVKSQLGRDAVILHTRRFRKGGVLGFFSQEMFEVMAAVEPAAVKQPSVVEKRRPEVAQPSPTLVKQLLESGDEPRLTALQLEMANMKKLLEQVVQKMPTMGKKKSPLLELLLANDVDPLIADNILQGLAEEATAEKDQQLVRQLLKERIKNHFHRIEGIMVPKDGVKVAAFIGPTGVGKTTTIAKLAASFAVKEGCKVALITADTYRISAVEQLKTYADIMGVPIDIVYTAEELKSALYRHRDKDLVLIDTAGRSPKNQYQLSELQALLQCDARIETHLVLSSTTKYKDALDVVDRFSICSPQKFLFTKIDEASNIGLILNLLYHFPVGLSYITTGQNVPDDIELANPAKLANLILRD; encoded by the coding sequence GTGTTTACCGCAATGACGATGCAAGAGGCCATGGCGCAAGTGAAAAGTCAGTTGGGCAGAGATGCGGTCATTTTACATACGCGTCGTTTTCGCAAAGGAGGCGTGTTGGGCTTCTTTTCCCAGGAGATGTTTGAAGTTATGGCTGCGGTAGAGCCGGCGGCTGTCAAGCAACCTAGCGTTGTGGAAAAAAGACGTCCGGAAGTAGCGCAACCCTCGCCAACCTTGGTCAAACAATTGCTGGAGAGCGGCGACGAGCCAAGGCTAACTGCACTACAACTTGAAATGGCAAATATGAAAAAATTGCTGGAACAAGTCGTGCAAAAAATGCCGACAATGGGGAAGAAAAAATCACCGCTACTCGAGTTATTGCTTGCTAATGATGTAGATCCGTTGATTGCAGACAATATTTTGCAAGGGCTGGCGGAAGAGGCGACTGCGGAAAAAGACCAGCAATTAGTAAGGCAGCTGTTAAAGGAACGCATAAAGAATCATTTTCATCGAATCGAAGGAATTATGGTTCCTAAAGACGGCGTAAAGGTCGCTGCTTTTATTGGACCGACAGGCGTGGGCAAGACGACGACCATTGCAAAGTTGGCAGCCAGTTTTGCCGTTAAAGAAGGGTGTAAGGTCGCGCTTATCACGGCAGACACTTATCGAATTTCTGCGGTGGAACAATTAAAAACCTACGCCGATATTATGGGGGTTCCGATCGACATCGTATATACGGCAGAAGAATTAAAAAGCGCCTTATATCGTCATCGTGACAAAGATCTAGTCCTGATTGATACGGCGGGACGAAGTCCCAAAAATCAGTATCAACTTTCGGAATTGCAGGCATTGCTTCAGTGTGATGCGCGAATAGAAACGCATCTTGTCTTAAGTTCTACAACAAAGTATAAAGATGCGCTCGATGTTGTTGATCGCTTTTCCATCTGCTCGCCGCAAAAATTTTTGTTTACTAAAATTGATGAAGCGAGCAATATAGGACTAATTTTAAATCTCTTGTATCATTTCCCCGTTGGCTTGTCTTACATCACGACCGGCCAAAATGTTCCTGATGATATTGAACTGGCCAACCCCGCGAAACTAGCAAATTTGATTTTGAGGGATTAA
- the fliQ gene encoding flagellar biosynthesis protein FliQ, giving the protein MTGDLAIQLGRDALMMVMLIAAPMLGLGLLVGLVVSIFQATTQIQEQTLAFIPKIIAVFVAVLVFGPWMLAMLVDYTRELLVRLPYLIR; this is encoded by the coding sequence ATGACTGGGGATTTAGCAATACAGTTAGGCCGCGATGCATTGATGATGGTTATGCTGATTGCAGCGCCCATGCTGGGTTTAGGTTTGTTGGTCGGCTTGGTGGTCAGTATTTTTCAAGCCACTACGCAAATTCAGGAACAGACGCTGGCATTCATTCCTAAAATCATTGCCGTATTTGTGGCGGTCTTGGTTTTTGGCCCTTGGATGTTGGCTATGTTGGTGGATTACACGCGGGAACTGTTAGTGCGGTTGCCGTATCTTATCCGATAA
- the flhA gene encoding flagellar biosynthesis protein FlhA, with translation MSVETTSLSGGLARIAKYSDIVVALGIITIVIMMIIPLPSFLLDLLLSLNITFALVIVMIAVYNTEPLQFSVFPSLLLITTLFRLALNVSSTRLILLDGYAGEVIMAFGNFVVGGNAVVGFIVFIILVIIQFIVITKGAERVAEVAARFTLDAMPGKQMSIDADLNSGAITDAEAKTRRVNIQREADFYGAMDGASKFVKGDAMAAIIIIIINIVGGFIIGMVQRNLGVVQALQSYTLLTVGEGLVNQIPALLISTATGIVVTRAASDGNLGHDLVSQIFTNPRIFFIASGVLAMLGLVPGLPGIPFMTLSLTSFAIGYGLRMSMREAAETQVTNEEERENEEVRKPENIVSLLQVDPLELEIGYSLIPLVDVAQGGDLLDRVVMIRRQCALEMGLIVPTIRIRDNIQLKPNAYIIKLRGIEIAKGELLVDHYLAMNSGAVAEDVIGLETIEPAFGLPAIWVQESQREQAELAGYTVVNPVSVLATHLTEIIKVHAAEILGRQEVQTLLDSVKETNAAVVEELTPAMLAIGDIQKVLANLLRERVSIRDMVTVLETLADYAALTKDTEILTEYVRHALARQLSRQYAAANVLSCVTLDPQLEQMISNAVQRTESGSYVALEPSVMQTLLQSLSVELPKLTNLGYLPVVLASPAVRLSFYKLIERSIPSIVVLSYAELDPKVEVQSLGMVKV, from the coding sequence TTGTCTGTTGAAACAACTTCTCTAAGTGGCGGTTTAGCCCGCATAGCAAAATACAGTGACATTGTTGTTGCCTTAGGCATTATTACGATTGTCATTATGATGATCATTCCCTTGCCTTCGTTTTTACTCGATTTACTTTTGTCTTTAAATATCACATTTGCTTTGGTCATTGTCATGATTGCCGTATATAATACGGAGCCGTTGCAGTTCTCTGTCTTTCCTTCGCTGCTGCTGATCACCACTTTATTTCGTTTGGCGTTAAACGTATCCTCGACTCGTTTAATACTGCTAGATGGATACGCCGGTGAAGTGATCATGGCCTTTGGTAATTTCGTAGTCGGCGGTAATGCGGTTGTTGGTTTTATTGTCTTTATCATTTTGGTTATCATCCAATTTATCGTTATCACGAAAGGCGCGGAGCGCGTTGCTGAAGTCGCGGCGCGATTCACGTTGGACGCGATGCCTGGTAAGCAGATGAGCATTGATGCCGACTTAAACTCGGGCGCGATAACGGATGCGGAAGCTAAGACAAGAAGAGTCAATATCCAGCGCGAAGCGGATTTTTACGGCGCGATGGATGGTGCGAGCAAGTTCGTCAAAGGCGATGCGATGGCGGCAATCATTATTATCATTATCAATATTGTCGGCGGTTTTATCATTGGCATGGTGCAGCGCAATCTTGGCGTTGTCCAGGCGCTGCAAAGCTATACGCTGCTTACCGTCGGTGAAGGCCTCGTTAATCAGATTCCGGCGCTTTTGATCTCGACGGCGACAGGCATTGTCGTGACGCGTGCGGCATCGGATGGAAATTTGGGACATGACCTGGTCAGCCAAATCTTTACGAATCCGCGTATTTTCTTCATTGCATCCGGTGTATTGGCGATGTTAGGCCTTGTACCTGGATTGCCGGGAATTCCGTTTATGACGTTATCGTTGACTTCTTTTGCGATTGGTTATGGCTTGCGGATGTCGATGCGTGAGGCTGCTGAAACGCAGGTAACAAATGAAGAAGAACGTGAAAATGAAGAAGTACGCAAACCGGAAAATATTGTATCGTTGCTGCAGGTAGATCCGCTCGAACTTGAAATCGGCTATAGCCTGATACCGCTGGTAGATGTAGCGCAAGGCGGCGATTTGCTTGATCGGGTGGTTATGATCCGGCGTCAGTGTGCGCTGGAAATGGGTTTGATTGTACCGACAATTCGAATTCGTGACAATATTCAACTGAAACCGAATGCATATATCATTAAATTAAGAGGAATTGAGATCGCAAAAGGAGAATTACTAGTTGACCACTATTTAGCGATGAATTCAGGCGCTGTAGCTGAAGATGTGATTGGCTTGGAAACGATTGAACCTGCCTTTGGTCTTCCGGCTATTTGGGTGCAGGAAAGTCAGCGTGAACAAGCGGAACTGGCCGGCTATACGGTTGTAAATCCGGTGTCGGTCCTGGCAACGCATCTGACTGAAATTATCAAGGTTCATGCGGCGGAGATTCTTGGACGCCAGGAAGTGCAGACGCTCTTGGATTCTGTCAAAGAGACGAATGCTGCGGTTGTCGAGGAGTTGACCCCGGCAATGCTGGCGATTGGCGATATTCAAAAAGTCTTGGCCAATCTGTTGCGTGAGCGGGTGTCCATTCGCGATATGGTTACGGTTCTTGAAACCCTGGCCGATTATGCCGCATTGACGAAGGACACGGAAATTTTGACCGAATACGTGAGACATGCGTTGGCTAGACAGCTTTCCCGCCAATATGCGGCGGCGAATGTTTTGTCTTGTGTGACATTGGATCCGCAGTTGGAGCAGATGATCTCAAATGCTGTACAGCGAACAGAAAGCGGTTCTTATGTGGCTCTTGAGCCTAGTGTCATGCAAACTCTTTTGCAGAGCTTATCGGTTGAACTTCCTAAACTGACGAATCTGGGGTATCTGCCGGTAGTTTTGGCAAGTCCGGCGGTTCGACTATCTTTTTATAAGTTGATTGAGCGTTCTATACCAAGCATAGTGGTTTTATCATATGCCGAATTGGACCCTAAAGTGGAAGTACAATCATTAGGGATGGTGAAAGTGTAA
- the flhB gene encoding flagellar biosynthesis protein FlhB codes for MGCIRTYMMFYRFLVEPRPIWTFDLQLFSGEKTEEPTSKRKADSRQKGQVAKSMELNATLGLLAALFALQGLGTHIFQELSIYMRTCFENLAMNDMTIEMVSQLFIGGIWVLFKAAMPVMAILLIVSIATNILQVGFMFSLEVLEPSLEKLNPIAGFGRMFSVRSLAELAKSLFKVTVVCAFIYRFLLKEADKIPALITVELADAIVMISSLLLSLCFQICGVFLFFAGIDYVYQLWQHNQSLKMSKDEVKQEYKQMEGDPLIKGKIKEKQRMMAMRRMMQEVPTADVVVTNPTHYAVALKYDKTMVAPVVVAKGQDLIAQRIKEIAKDNKVMVMENKPLARALYAMASVGDVVPPELYQAVAEVLAYVYRLKHKLS; via the coding sequence ATGGGATGTATAAGAACGTATATGATGTTTTATCGATTTTTGGTTGAGCCAAGGCCGATATGGACGTTTGATCTGCAGCTTTTTTCCGGTGAAAAAACGGAAGAGCCTACGAGCAAGCGCAAAGCGGATTCCAGACAAAAAGGCCAAGTCGCTAAAAGTATGGAGCTTAACGCCACCTTGGGATTATTGGCGGCCTTGTTTGCCTTGCAAGGACTAGGGACGCATATATTTCAAGAACTGTCCATTTATATGCGAACTTGTTTTGAAAATTTGGCGATGAATGACATGACGATCGAAATGGTCAGTCAGTTGTTTATCGGAGGTATTTGGGTGTTGTTTAAAGCAGCCATGCCAGTCATGGCTATTTTACTCATCGTATCGATTGCAACGAATATATTGCAAGTCGGTTTTATGTTTTCTCTTGAGGTATTGGAGCCGAGTTTGGAAAAACTAAATCCCATTGCGGGATTCGGTCGTATGTTTTCCGTCCGATCATTAGCGGAGCTGGCAAAATCTTTGTTTAAGGTTACCGTGGTTTGCGCCTTCATTTATCGGTTCTTATTGAAAGAAGCAGACAAAATCCCCGCTTTAATTACGGTTGAACTGGCCGATGCTATTGTAATGATTTCAAGTTTGCTGCTCAGTCTTTGTTTTCAAATTTGCGGTGTGTTTTTATTTTTTGCAGGGATTGATTATGTATATCAATTGTGGCAACACAATCAAAGCTTGAAAATGAGCAAGGACGAAGTCAAACAAGAATATAAACAGATGGAAGGGGATCCTTTAATAAAGGGAAAGATCAAAGAAAAACAGAGAATGATGGCTATGCGCAGAATGATGCAGGAAGTTCCAACGGCAGATGTCGTTGTTACGAATCCAACGCATTATGCGGTGGCATTGAAATATGACAAGACCATGGTGGCACCAGTCGTTGTGGCAAAAGGACAGGATCTGATTGCACAGCGAATTAAAGAGATTGCCAAAGATAACAAGGTAATGGTTATGGAAAATAAACCGTTGGCGCGAGCTTTGTATGCGATGGCTTCGGTAGGTGACGTTGTACCGCCTGAATTGTATCAGGCTGTTGCCGAGGTTCTAGCGTATGTATATCGCTTGAAGCATAAATTATCGTAG
- a CDS encoding chemotaxis response regulator protein-glutamate methylesterase, with protein sequence MIKVLIVDDSAFMRKLLSDLFAAEPDFEVIDTARNGREAVDKTKRLKPHLITMDVEMPIMDGIKALELIMKEEPTPVVMVSSLTRAGADATLRALELGAVDFVAKAAGPIAGIAGISAEILEKCRGAVKANVAQLAKRQPSATTFVKPPPVQVASSYLGSDEQIIAIGTSTGGPRALQEVITRLPGNLPCGVVIVQHMPPGFTKSLSERLNSLSSLTVKEAEHNDVIRPGLVLIAPGDYHMTVEREANRKVVRLSQQPPIGGHRPAVDPMMESVANLYGSRAVGVILTGMGHDGAKGIQAIKGRNGYTIAEDQSTAVVFGMPKSAIELGVVDKVAPLSAIAGEIVRSVNK encoded by the coding sequence ATGATTAAAGTATTGATTGTGGATGACTCTGCTTTTATGCGCAAGCTTTTATCGGACTTGTTTGCTGCTGAACCGGATTTTGAAGTGATTGACACCGCACGCAATGGTCGTGAGGCAGTAGATAAGACAAAGCGATTGAAGCCGCATTTGATTACAATGGATGTTGAAATGCCGATTATGGATGGAATTAAAGCATTGGAATTGATAATGAAGGAAGAGCCAACGCCTGTTGTCATGGTCAGCAGTTTGACTAGAGCCGGCGCGGATGCAACATTGCGGGCTTTAGAACTAGGCGCCGTTGACTTTGTGGCAAAGGCTGCCGGACCGATAGCGGGGATTGCCGGTATCAGTGCTGAAATATTGGAAAAATGCCGCGGGGCTGTCAAAGCGAATGTCGCACAACTGGCAAAACGCCAACCAAGCGCGACTACTTTCGTTAAACCTCCTCCGGTGCAGGTCGCATCGTCCTATCTAGGAAGTGATGAGCAGATCATTGCAATTGGAACTTCTACCGGAGGACCGCGGGCTCTACAGGAAGTCATTACCCGTTTGCCTGGCAATCTTCCGTGTGGCGTGGTTATTGTGCAGCATATGCCGCCGGGTTTTACTAAATCGCTGTCAGAGCGTCTGAATTCACTTTCTTCCTTGACGGTGAAAGAAGCGGAACACAATGATGTGATTCGACCGGGGCTGGTCTTGATTGCGCCGGGCGATTATCATATGACAGTAGAAAGAGAAGCGAATCGTAAAGTCGTCCGTCTCAGCCAGCAACCGCCGATTGGTGGTCACCGCCCGGCGGTAGATCCCATGATGGAATCAGTCGCCAATTTATATGGCAGCCGAGCGGTGGGGGTTATTCTGACAGGCATGGGGCATGATGGAGCCAAAGGCATTCAGGCAATCAAAGGGAGAAACGGGTATACGATTGCAGAGGACCAGTCGACGGCGGTGGTGTTTGGTATGCCAAAGTCAGCTATCGAATTAGGCGTGGTGGATAAGGTTGCTCCATTGTCGGCTATTGCCGGGGAGATTGTACGTTCAGTTAACAAGTAA